The DNA sequence CGGTGCGCACCCGTTTGGAAACAGTGGAGCGGGTGGCGGAGGTGGTGCTGAGCGACCCGGCGGTGTGCGCGGAACTGTTGGTGCTGTCGTTGGTGGGACATAAGCGCCGTTAGGATGGGTGCCATGATCCTTATTAATGTGAAATTCCGCCCCCTGCCCGAGTACACCGACAACTTCCGTGAGGTCGTCGCCGAGTTCACCGAAGCCACCCGCCAAGAGCCCGGCTGCATCTTCTTCGACTGGTCCCGCAACACCGATGACCCCGGCGAGTACATCCTCCTCGAGGCCTTCCACGACGACGCCGCCGAGGCCCACGTCAACTCCGAGCACTTCCGCGCCGCGACGGAACTGTTCCCGACGGTGCTCACCGAAACCCCCGAGATCATCAACACCCTCATCGAAGGCAAGACCGAATGGGACCGGATGGCCGAATTCCAAGTGAAGTGACACTCAGCCCCATGTGGGACTAGCTGCAAGGTACTGTCAAATACATGGGAAAGAAGGACAAGTCCAACGACGAACACGTGGTCAAACCCGCCAAGCTATCCAAGCAGGCCTATGAAAAGGAGTTGAAGCGACTCCAGGCCGAGCTGGTGGATATGCAGCAGTGGGTCGTTGAGACCGGAGCCCGCGTGGTCATCATCATGGAAGGCCGCGACGCCGCTGGTAAGGGCTCCGCCATCAAGCGCATCACCCAGTACCTCAACCCCCGCACCGCGCGGATCGAGGCCCTGCCGGCCCCGAGCTCCCGCGAATCAGGCCAGTGGTACTTCCAGCGCTACGTGGAAAAACTCCCCACCGCCGGTGAGATCGTCATCTTTGACCGGTCCTGGTACAACCGCGCCGGCGTGGAGCGCGTCATGGGTTTCACCACCTCCCAGGAGTACCGCCGCTTCCTGCACCAGGCCCCCATCTTTGAGCGCCTCCTCGTCGAGGACGGCATCTTGCTGCGCAAGTACTGGTTCTCCGTCTCGGATGAAGAACAGCTCGCGCGATTCCAGTCCCGCCTGGAAGATCCGCTGCGCCGCTGGAAGCTGTCCCCGATGGATCTGCAGTCCATCACCCGCTGGGAGGACTACTCGCGCGCGAAGGATGAGATGTTCATCCACACCGATATCCCCTCCGCGCCCTGGTACACCGTGGAATCCGAGGACAAGAAGCGTTCACGCATCAACGTCATCTCCCACCTGCTGTCGACGATTCCCTATGAGAAGATCGAGCGCCCCCTGCCCGAGATCCCCGAGCGCCCCGGTTCTTCCGACAACTATGAGCGCCCCCCGCGTGCAGAGTTCCGCTACGTCCCCGATGTGGCCTCTAAGTTGGAGGCGCAACGGCTGAAGGATAAGAAAAAGAAGAAGTAGGGCTCGCCGATGACCACCGCCACCAGAGACATCGCCCCCATCCCTTGGTTCCTGTACTCACTGGGACTCGTCATGGCAGTCATGTCCTTCGTGGCGGCCTGGTTGTCCTACGATTCACTACCGGACCCGATGCCGATCCATTTCAATGCCAGCGGCGAGGCGGACGGGATCGTCGACAAAAGCCTCCCGGCTTACCTCGGGATCCAGGTGGTGCCCCTGGCCATCATTTTGTTGTCGGGTGTTGCCAGCGCCGCGATGATCAGCGTCCAAGCGCGCTCCGTTCTCAAGGACAAATACCCGCAGCGTAGTACCGCCGAACGGGAAGTCGCGTCCCGCAGGTTAGCGGCCATGCAAAAGCCGTTGGCGATCTTCATTCTCCTGATCACGGCCATCATTGCCCTCACCGTCAACCAGTCCTTCGGGCTATTCGGCGATTTCCAGCTGAGCGTCTGGTGGACCCTCGCCGCAATTTTCCTGGCGACCGGCTGGCTGATGTGGACCGGCAGCCGGGTCAATCGCCAGATCTACGACGAGCACCCTGACCCTCCCACGGAGGAAAGGTTTTATGGGGGAGTGATCTACTTCAACCGCAACGATGAGCGGGTGTTCATTGACCAGCTCGGTGGAACGAACCTCACCCTTAATTTCGCCCGGCCGATGGCCTGGGTTGTCCTAGCGGCGTTGCTATTGCCGGGGATACTCATCGCGGTCCTGGTATCGGTGGCTGGATAACTTAAGGCCCGAGCATGTCCTCCAGCACCGTCACCACGCCGGCCTCGGTGTTGGGCGGGGCGATGTGGTCGGCGAGGGCTTTGATGTCCGGGTGGGCGTTGGCCATGGCGTAGGAGGTGCCGGCGGCGTCGAGAAGCTCGTAGTCGTTGAGGTAGTCGCCGAACGCGAGGGTGCGGGCGATGGGAATGTCGAGGGCCTGGGCAAGATCGGTTAACGCCCGGCCTTTGCCGGCGGAGGGGTGCATGACGTCGATCCAGTGGGCGCCGGAGACGACGACGTTGGCGTCGGGGGCGGCGTCGCGGACGACGGGGTAGGCGACTGCTTCGGCGTCGTCGTCGGTGTACACGGCTACCTTGATCACGCCGCGATCGACGATCTGGTGCAGGTCTTCGACGACTTCGTGGGAGTGGTAGTACTTGATGATCTCGGCGAACGACGGTGCGGAGAGGTTCGGGGAAATGTAGGCGACGGTGGGGGTGCAGACGACGATGTCGAAGCCCTCGGCGGCGTCGATGATCGCGTGCACGTCGGCCTGGTCCAACTCCGTGGTGGAGACGACGCGACCGCCGTGGAAGACGCAGGTGCCGTTTTCGGCGATGTAGGTGCCCGGGTCGTCTTCACCGGCGAACATATCCCGGAGGGTGGCCAGTTGGCGTCCGGAGGCGGGTGCGACAGCAACGCCGCGGGTTTTCAGCTCGCGGAGGATGGGCCAGAAGCCGTCGGGGATATGGCCGTCGCCATCGAGCAGGGTTCCGTCCATGTCCAGCGCGATCAACTGGTATTCCATTGCTTATGCCATCCATCCGTATACTTTGTGACTATGACCACACCGAACGATGTTCCCGTCCTTGCGTCCATTCGCCACAGTACCGGCGTTCTGGAACTCAACCGCCCCAAGGCTCTCAATAGCCTCAACCCGGAGATGATCGACATCATTGCCGGAGCATTGGAACGCTGGCGGGATGACGATCGGGTCACCCAGGTGCTTATCACCTCCCGCTCGCCGAAGGCGTTTTGCGCGGGCGGGGACGTGCGGCATGCCCGCGAGCTCATCGTGGAGGGTGAGCACGCCCCGGTGGATGAGTTCTTCCGCCGGGAATATGCGATGAACAATCTCATCGGCACGTATCCCAAGCCCTATATCGCGGTCATGGATGGCATCGTCATGGGTGGTGGCCTGGGCGTCAGTGCGCACGGCTCCCACCGCGTCATCACCGAGCGTGCCTGGGCGTCCATGCCGGAAATGGCGATTGGTTACGTCACGGACGTTGGCATTTCCTGGTCATCCCAGCACGCGTGGCCGGATTCTTCCCCGGCGATCGGCGCGTTCATCGGCCTCACCGGCTACCGTCTCACCGCCGCCGACATGCTGTACCTGGGCCTGGCTACGCACTTCGTGAACAATCCCGACGCGTTCGCGGAGGCTGTGGTGGAGGTGGGCATCGACGCCGCCCTTGCCAAGCACGCCGTTTCCCACAAGGGCGAGTCCGCCCTTGCACACATGGTCCCCGACATTGATGCCACCTTCGGCGAAGGTTCGTGGATGCTTATCGACGCCGCCTTGAACAACCACCCCAACCACGACTACGTCGAGGTTGTGCGGGGCCTCATGGCCAAGGCCTCCCCGTCCGCGGTGGTCGCCACCGCCGAATTGTTTGATGCCAACCGCACCGCCCCCACCCTGCGCGAGGGGCTGGATAATGAGCAGACCCTCGGTGAGGTTATCCGCCGGGAACCGGACTTCGCCGAGGGTGTCCGCGCTGTCCTGGTGGACAAAACCCAGGACGCGCAGTTCACCCCTGCGCACTCGGCAGAGTCGTACCGGAAGTGGCTTAGCTAAGCCCGCGCCGCTGTCGGTAGGCAGCCTCGGCCCGCACCGCATCCAGGCCTACCGGCAGGGGAGCCTGCAATGTCGCCGCGATAGCGGCGTCGGTGGGGGCGGGGAGATGGAGCTCGGGGGCGTCGATAAGCACGATGCCCACGGTGTGTTCCGTGAGACGGACGATCGAATGGGTCCACCAGCCCAGGATGGGCTTGATTGCGTCCACGAGTCCCAGGCGATGCGCCTCCATCGCCGGCATCTGCGGGCGGAAAAGCTCGGGAATACCGTTGTCAAGGCCAAAGCGGCGGAGGTTGGCCGCCGAGGTTGGGGGGAGATTCGGGTCGGCCCACCCCCAGGTCCACACGTCATCGGTGACCGTGGCCACGACAATCGCCTGCGCCGGGATCGACCCGTTAAGCAGGGCGGTGGAGTGGGCGATGGTCGGCTCGACGCGCAACCCCTCCGGGAAACGGCCCTCGACCAGTAATTGGTGCTCAACGGCGAGGTAGAAAGCATCGGCCCGCACCTCCGCCAGTGACATGCCGCCGGAGATGGCGGCGACGCGGCCATCGACAAGCGTGACCCTGGTGCCGTCGGAGAGGGTGACCTCATCGTCCGCCTCATCGGTGTCCAGGTCATAAGCGGTGGCAAAACCCCGCAGCGCGCGGCGAACATCCGTGTCCTCCGGCATGTCAGCGAACCCGAGCGACAGAGCCGGCAGGACGGGCGCCAGGGTGGGGGCGAAGCGGACGGCGACGACGTGGGTCTCCGTCGGGGTGGGCGCGAGGAGCACGGGAGAGTTGGCATGCAGTGTGCGGGCAGCGGCGATGAGCTGATCGCTCGCCGGCACCGTGCCGCGGAGCTCCGGGATATCGAGCTCCTCGCCGAGCGGAGAGATCCACGTCCATTCTCCACCCGAGATAGTCGCAACCGGGATGGCCTCGAGGTCCACCGGCCCACCAGCGTGGCGATGCAACCGAACCTGGGTGCCGGAGAACTCCACCCCATCGGTGAACGCCCCAAACTGCGCGCGCCAGGCGGCATCAACGTTGGGTTGCACAAGGGCGCCGTCCGAGACGACATCGGCGAGAGACGTGGGAGCTGTCATGACCATGAGGCAATACTAAACGGGCCTGCGCCAGGAAGGAATGACGCAGGCCCGTTCAGGTGACAACCGGGGTACTAAATACGCTCGCGATCCTTGAACTCGCGGCGCTTGGCATGTAGGATCGGCTCGGTGTAACCCGACGGCGACTGCGTGCCCTTGAGGATGAGATCCTTCGCGGCCTGGAATGCGATGGAGTAATCGTAGTTCTGCGACATCGGCAGGTAGTTCGGATCGCCCTCATTCTGGCGGTCGACGACCACGGCCATGCGCTCCAGGGCCTCGACGACCTGCTCCTCGGTGACGATCCCGTGCACCAACCAGTTGCTCAGCAGCTGGGAGGAAATACGCAGGGTAGCGCGGTCTTCCATGAGATCGACGTCGTGGATATCCGGGACCTTGGAACATCCCACACCCTGCTCGACCCAGCGGACAACGTAACCGAGGATGGACTGGCAGTTGTTGTCCAGCTCTTCCTTGATCTCCTCCGCTGACCAATCCGTGGTGGGGGACACCGGGACGGTGAGCAAACCGGTGAAGGTGTCGCGGCGACCAGCGGACTTGAGCTCCTCCTGGACCGCGAAGACATCCACCTCGTGGTAGTGAGTGGCGTGGAGGACAGCACCGGTCGGGGAGGGCACCCACGCGGTGTTGGCGCCCTCGCGCGGCTGCCCGATCTTCGCCTCCAGCATCTCACCCATGAGCTCAGTCATCGCCCACATGCCCTTGCCGATCTGCGACTTGCCGGACAAGCCGCGAGCCAAGCCCGCATCGACGTTGGAATCCTCGTAGGACTGCTTCCAGATGGCCTTTTGCATATCAGCCTTGCGGACCATGGGACCCGCCTGCATGGAGGTGTGGATCTCATCGCCGGTGCGGTCGAGGAAGCCGGTGTTAATGAACGCCAGGCGGTCGGCGACGGCCATGATGCAGGCATCCAGGTTGACGGACGTGCGACGCTCCTCATCCATGACACCGACCTTGAGGGTGTAGCGCGGGAGGCCCAGCAGGTCCTCGACGCGGGCGAAAAGATCGTTGGTGAAGGCAACCTCCTCGGGACCGTGCTGCTTCGGCTTGACGATGTAGATCGAGCCAGAGCGGGAGTTACGCAGCGGGTTGCGGACGTCCAAGCCGGGGATGGCGCAGACGACGGTGACGACGGCGTCGAGAAGCCCCTCGAAGATCTCCTCCCCATCAACGATGATCGCCGGGTTCTGCATGAGGTGACCGACGTTGCGGACGAACAGCAGGGAACGACCGTGCAGACGGATATCGGTGCCATTGCGGCCGATAAACTCGCGGTCCGGGTTGAGGACGCGGGTGATCGTCTTATCGCCCTTAGCCACCTTCTCCTGCAGACCACCGGTGTTAAGGCCGAACCAGTTGCGGTAGCCGACGACCTTGTCCCGACCATCGACGGCGGCGACCGAATCTTCGAAATCCATGATGGTGGACACTGCAGCCTCGAGAACAATGTCCTTCACGCCAGCCTTGTCGTCCTTGCCGACCACGTGGGAGGGATCAATCTGAATCTCGATGTGCAGGCCATTGTGGCGCAGCAAGATCGACGCCGGATCATCCAGGTTGCCGGAAAAACCCCGGTAGGCGGCCTTGTCCAGGAGGCGATGCTCCTGGTCACCCACGTGAGCAGCAAGGTAGCCATCAATGACGGCGTAGCGGTCCACGTCAGCATGGGAAGCACCCTCCAGCGGGACGGCCTTGTCCAGGAAATCCCGACCCCAGGCGATAACCTTCTGGCCGCGCACAGGGTTGTACCCCTTACCCTTCTCCGCACCGCCGTCTTCAGAGATGGCATTGGTGCCGTAGAGCGCGTCGTAGAGAGAACCCCAGCGGGCGTTCGCTGCGTTGAGTGCGAAGCGGGCGTTGAGGATCGGGACGACCAACTGCGGTCCAGCCATGGTGGCGATCTCATCGTCGATGCCGCGGGTGCGGATCTCTCCCTCTTCCGGGGTATCGACGAGGTAGCCGATCTCACGCAGGAAGGCCTCATGCTCGGCCGGATCAGGCTGCCCCGGGTTGGCGCGGAAGTGCTCATCGAGCTGGGTCTGCAGCTCATCGCGCCGGGCCAGCAGTGCTTTGTTGCGCGGGGTGAAATCCTTGACGATCTCGGCGAAGCCAGTGAAGAACTCATCCGCGTCGATGCCCACGGTGGGCAGCACGGAGCCGGTGAGGAAATCGTGGAGAACCTTGTCCACCTGCAGGCCAGCAACCTCGATGCGCTCTGTGGTGTCCTTCAACTCGGTCTGAGTCATCTGTCGCTCCTTGGGGATGTACGAAAATGCGGGTGGATCGCGTCATTGCGATGACTCCACACTAAGTGATTGGCGTCACGGCGTAAATGCTTTCGCGGATTTAGCCATTCACTACCCCTGCTGTGTCTAGGGTCTCACTTGCCTGCGATGTGACTTCACGTGGGCTTGTGGCCCGTACCTGCGGTTTTCTTTTGGTTTCATTTCCGCAGGCCGGGGCAAACTTCAACAATCGGACACGGGGGCTTCGCGGGGTGTGAGATTTGCAAAATTAGCAAAAACCCCCGTTACCCCCGCACACAATTTGGACCCGAAAAGTCGTTGACGTGGCGCACTCCATGCAGCACTCTGTGAGTCACGCCACCGAAAACGGACGACATCGACCGCAGGTGGAGACCCTTCATCCCCTTGCCGGACAGCCCAACGGGCACCGGCGCTCTCAATACAGGAAAGTGAGTCCTCTTCATGACCACTACCGGCCAGGCACGTACCGCAGCTGAGATCCAGAAGGACTGGGACGAGAACCCCCGCTGGGAAGGCATCACCCGCGACTACACCGCAGAGCAGGTGGAGAAGCTCCAGGGCACCGTCGTGGAGGAGCACACCCTCGCACGTCGTGGCGCCGAAATCCTGTGGGACAAGGTCTCCAAGCGTGACGGTTCCTACATCAACTCCCTCGGCGCCCTCACCGGCAACATGGCCGTCCAGCAGGCCCGCGCCGGCCTGCAGGCCGTCTACCTCTCCGGATGGCAGGTCGCCGGCGACGCCAACCTCTCCGGCCACACCTACCCGGACCAGTCCCTCTACCCGGCCAACTCCGTGCCCAACGTTGTCCGCCGCATCAACAACGCTCTCCTGCGCGCCGACGAGATCGCCCGCGTCGAAGGCGACACCTCCGTCGACAACTGGCTCCTCCCGATCGTCGCTGACGGCGAAGCCGGCTTCGGTGGCGCCCTCAACGTCTACGAGCTGCAGAAGGCCATGATCGCCGCTGGCGCCGCTGGTACCCACTGGGAAGATCAGCTCGCCTCGGAGAAGAAGTGTGGCCACCTCGGCGGCAAGGTCCTCATCCCGACCCAGCAGCACATCCGCACCCTGACCTCCGCTCGCCTGGCTGCCGACGTCGCCAACACCCCGACCGTCGTCATCGCCCGCACCGACGCCGAGGCCGCCACCCTCATCACCTCCGACGTTGACGAGCGCGACCAGCCGTTCATCACCGGCGAGCGCACCGCAGAAGGCTTCTACAAGATCCAGAACGGCCTCGAGCCCTGCATCGCCCGCGCAAAGTCCTACGCTCCCTACGCCGACATGATCTGGATGGAGACCGGCACCCCGGACCTCGAGCTGGCCAAGCGCTTCGCCGACGGCGTCCACGAGGAGTTCCCGGACCAGCTGCTGTCCTACAACTGCTCCCCGTCCTTCAACTGGTCCGCACACCTCGATGCAGACGAGATCGCCAAGTTCCAGAAGGAACTGGGCAAGATGGGCTTCACCTTCCAGTTCATCACCCTCGCAGGCTTCCACTCCCTCAACTACGGCATGTTCGACCTGGCCTACGGCTACGCCCGCGAAGGCATGCCCGCCTTCGTTGAGCTGCAGAACCGTGAGTTCCTCGCAGCCGAAGAGCGCGGCTTCACCGCCGTCAAGCACCAGCGCGAGGTCGGTGCCGGCTACTTCGACACCATCGCCACCACCGTTGACCCGGAATCCTCCACCACCGCCCTCAAGGGCTCCACCGAGGAAGGCCAGTTCCACTAAGAACTAGCCTGATATAACAGCCTTGGTACAACAGCGGCGTGCATCGTGAGAAATCACGGCGCACGCCGCTGTTGGCTTTCTCCTACTCTCGCTGAAAGGTAGACCCATCATGACCATCACCTTCATCCCCACCGCCGACCTCGTTGACATCATCGGCGACGACGTCCGCTCCTGCGATACCCAATTCGGCGACTTCGGCGGGGTAACCGACTTCTGCGGGCCGATCACCACCATTAAGTGCCTCCACGACAACGGTCTGGTGAAGAAAACCCTCAACAGCCCTGGTGAGGGCGGCGTGCTCGTCGTCGACGGCTCGGAGTCCGTGCACACAGCCCTCATGGGCGACATGATCGCCGCTGCGGGAGTAGACAACGGCTGGGCCGGCGTCGTGATCTTGGGAGCCATCCGCGACTCAGCCGTCATCGGCACCATGAACTTTGGCACCAAGGCACTGGGCACGAACCCCCGCAAGTCCGCCAAGGACGGGGTCGGAGACAAAAACGTCACCGTTTCCTTCGGCGGCGTCGACTTCGTCCCCGGGCACATCCTCTACGCCGATTCGGACGGCATCGTGGTCACCGAGGCGCCGGTGGAGGCACCCGCGGATTAGTCTCCCGAGAGATTGACGGCTACTTGGCTCTGGGGTGGGACGGCGTGACCAGGATGGACAATGCGTCAGGAACGTACTTTTCTCAGAGCTAGCAGACGCCTAATGAGCCGCATTATGTGCCGTGTTTAATGGAGCCGACAAATCTGCGAATCCCACCGAACCTCTCAATGTCAAAGTAGTGCCCGGACGAATTCGAACCAAGCGATATCAAAATCGTCATCCACGCCCAATCCGACCCGACCAACGCTCATGGGGCAGCTGGTCAGTTTGCTGAATAACTCGGACTCAACCGTGAAACCCTGCGCAGCTTGGTCCGCGACCACTAAAAATCTGGCGACACCACGCATTTCGAAACCTTAGAAACTCTATCTTGCAGTGTCCCAATCCCTTTGATCAGTTGCAGGACTGGAACAACACACTATGAAATCGAATGAGCAAACGGGCCCAACACCCATTTTCCACGCGCAATGCTCTCCGTGACCTGCTATGCTGATCCTAATTCAGCCAACCGTACGCCAATGTGAGGAAAATGATGAAGCTTAAGTACCTAGTCATATCTGCTCTCAGCGTTATTTTTTCGCTTTCTTTGATTGCTACCTCCGTGGCCACTGCTGACGAATTTCACGGCTATTGGGTGAAAGGAAGAATTCTCGATACCTACAACAGGCTTGGCGGCTACACGACCTTTGGAAACGCTAATACCGAAGAACGAAATGCTGCTAACGGCGGGAAATTTCAGTATTTTCAGCACAACGCTTCGATCTACTGGCATCCTTCAGTATCGAACGGGACTGCTCGCCAAATCGGAGGGCAGATTCGAGACAAATGGGCGGACTACAACTGGGAACATGGACATCTAAAATATCCGACCACAGATGAACTCCCAACTCGCACCGCGGGTGGACGTTTCAATCATTTTCAGGGTGGCTCTATCTATTGGAGTGCTGCGACCGGTGCGCATACCGTCCAAGGCGCGATCCGTGACCGCTGGGCCACTAAGGATTGGGAAGCGGGGTCACTCGGATTGCCCACTACAGATGAGAGATTTACCCCTAACGGAGCAGGAAAATACAATCATTTTCAGGGTGGCTCTATCTATTGGAGTGCTGCGACTGGTGCTCACACTGTCCAAGGGAGAATCCGTGACTATTGGGCAAAGGTCGGATGGGAAAACAGCCGTTTCGGCTTTCCTACGGGCGAAGAATATCAAGTTAGTGGCGGAGGGATCCAGCAAAGCTTCCAGGGGCAAAACCTCCAATGGGTCCCTTCGAATTCGTCGCAGCTCGCTCCATATAGGCCTGGCTATGCGAGCTACGACCAGCAGTATCTACTATTTGACCAGGATGAGCGCTGGACACCGCAATCGATAAATAGAGAAGTCATAACACATTTTAATCAGTATTTCACGTTCACTGGTTGTCCTGGGCAACTTTACGTTGGGGCAGAATGCGACCTAGAGACAGTGTGAGGTGTAGACTCGCCAATTCGGATCGAAGCAATTTCTGCGGATGGATTTAGCATCCGCTCTTTGGAGGGGCACCCCGAGGGCGCTGATCGTCTGATCAACTTTAAGTTCACCACTTATTACTACAATGGGGCGACAAACATCCGTCTTCGAGTGCAGGCATCTGGACCAGTGTCCGGAGCGTCCTACCTTGGCCCCTTTAACTCGGAAACCATTGCTCGGTATTCATGGTCGACTTTCTCGAAAAACCTGCAGAATCGGATCAACAACGCGTCGACCACTTATATCACTAGTGACAAATTTACTCCTCCCGCTCAATCATTCCGAGCTATTTCTCCGCAGTTGACACCTTCCTCCCCACTCGACCCCGGGGGAGAGGTAGACGTCATTGATCCGGCAAATGTAGACACCTCCAGAATTACGAACAAGGTACCTTTGTTTCCGGTGGGCACTGATGATGCTGAATTGGAGGAGTATCTCAGAACAGCAAATCCCTCCTCTATTT is a window from the Corynebacterium testudinoris genome containing:
- the rraA gene encoding ribonuclease E activity regulator RraA, which encodes MTITFIPTADLVDIIGDDVRSCDTQFGDFGGVTDFCGPITTIKCLHDNGLVKKTLNSPGEGGVLVVDGSESVHTALMGDMIAAAGVDNGWAGVVILGAIRDSAVIGTMNFGTKALGTNPRKSAKDGVGDKNVTVSFGGVDFVPGHILYADSDGIVVTEAPVEAPAD
- the ppk2 gene encoding polyphosphate kinase 2, which gives rise to MGKKDKSNDEHVVKPAKLSKQAYEKELKRLQAELVDMQQWVVETGARVVIIMEGRDAAGKGSAIKRITQYLNPRTARIEALPAPSSRESGQWYFQRYVEKLPTAGEIVIFDRSWYNRAGVERVMGFTTSQEYRRFLHQAPIFERLLVEDGILLRKYWFSVSDEEQLARFQSRLEDPLRRWKLSPMDLQSITRWEDYSRAKDEMFIHTDIPSAPWYTVESEDKKRSRINVISHLLSTIPYEKIERPLPEIPERPGSSDNYERPPRAEFRYVPDVASKLEAQRLKDKKKKK
- a CDS encoding LGFP repeat-containing protein, with translation MMKLKYLVISALSVIFSLSLIATSVATADEFHGYWVKGRILDTYNRLGGYTTFGNANTEERNAANGGKFQYFQHNASIYWHPSVSNGTARQIGGQIRDKWADYNWEHGHLKYPTTDELPTRTAGGRFNHFQGGSIYWSAATGAHTVQGAIRDRWATKDWEAGSLGLPTTDERFTPNGAGKYNHFQGGSIYWSAATGAHTVQGRIRDYWAKVGWENSRFGFPTGEEYQVSGGGIQQSFQGQNLQWVPSNSSQLAPYRPGYASYDQQYLLFDQDERWTPQSINREVITHFNQYFTFTGCPGQLYVGAECDLETV
- a CDS encoding Cof-type HAD-IIB family hydrolase, producing the protein MEYQLIALDMDGTLLDGDGHIPDGFWPILRELKTRGVAVAPASGRQLATLRDMFAGEDDPGTYIAENGTCVFHGGRVVSTTELDQADVHAIIDAAEGFDIVVCTPTVAYISPNLSAPSFAEIIKYYHSHEVVEDLHQIVDRGVIKVAVYTDDDAEAVAYPVVRDAAPDANVVVSGAHWIDVMHPSAGKGRALTDLAQALDIPIARTLAFGDYLNDYELLDAAGTSYAMANAHPDIKALADHIAPPNTEAGVVTVLEDMLGP
- a CDS encoding putative quinol monooxygenase, translating into MILINVKFRPLPEYTDNFREVVAEFTEATRQEPGCIFFDWSRNTDDPGEYILLEAFHDDAAEAHVNSEHFRAATELFPTVLTETPEIINTLIEGKTEWDRMAEFQVK
- the glcB gene encoding malate synthase G — translated: MTQTELKDTTERIEVAGLQVDKVLHDFLTGSVLPTVGIDADEFFTGFAEIVKDFTPRNKALLARRDELQTQLDEHFRANPGQPDPAEHEAFLREIGYLVDTPEEGEIRTRGIDDEIATMAGPQLVVPILNARFALNAANARWGSLYDALYGTNAISEDGGAEKGKGYNPVRGQKVIAWGRDFLDKAVPLEGASHADVDRYAVIDGYLAAHVGDQEHRLLDKAAYRGFSGNLDDPASILLRHNGLHIEIQIDPSHVVGKDDKAGVKDIVLEAAVSTIMDFEDSVAAVDGRDKVVGYRNWFGLNTGGLQEKVAKGDKTITRVLNPDREFIGRNGTDIRLHGRSLLFVRNVGHLMQNPAIIVDGEEIFEGLLDAVVTVVCAIPGLDVRNPLRNSRSGSIYIVKPKQHGPEEVAFTNDLFARVEDLLGLPRYTLKVGVMDEERRTSVNLDACIMAVADRLAFINTGFLDRTGDEIHTSMQAGPMVRKADMQKAIWKQSYEDSNVDAGLARGLSGKSQIGKGMWAMTELMGEMLEAKIGQPREGANTAWVPSPTGAVLHATHYHEVDVFAVQEELKSAGRRDTFTGLLTVPVSPTTDWSAEEIKEELDNNCQSILGYVVRWVEQGVGCSKVPDIHDVDLMEDRATLRISSQLLSNWLVHGIVTEEQVVEALERMAVVVDRQNEGDPNYLPMSQNYDYSIAFQAAKDLILKGTQSPSGYTEPILHAKRREFKDRERI
- the aceA gene encoding isocitrate lyase, which gives rise to MTTTGQARTAAEIQKDWDENPRWEGITRDYTAEQVEKLQGTVVEEHTLARRGAEILWDKVSKRDGSYINSLGALTGNMAVQQARAGLQAVYLSGWQVAGDANLSGHTYPDQSLYPANSVPNVVRRINNALLRADEIARVEGDTSVDNWLLPIVADGEAGFGGALNVYELQKAMIAAGAAGTHWEDQLASEKKCGHLGGKVLIPTQQHIRTLTSARLAADVANTPTVVIARTDAEAATLITSDVDERDQPFITGERTAEGFYKIQNGLEPCIARAKSYAPYADMIWMETGTPDLELAKRFADGVHEEFPDQLLSYNCSPSFNWSAHLDADEIAKFQKELGKMGFTFQFITLAGFHSLNYGMFDLAYGYAREGMPAFVELQNREFLAAEERGFTAVKHQREVGAGYFDTIATTVDPESSTTALKGSTEEGQFH
- a CDS encoding DUF6882 domain-containing protein, with translation MVMTAPTSLADVVSDGALVQPNVDAAWRAQFGAFTDGVEFSGTQVRLHRHAGGPVDLEAIPVATISGGEWTWISPLGEELDIPELRGTVPASDQLIAAARTLHANSPVLLAPTPTETHVVAVRFAPTLAPVLPALSLGFADMPEDTDVRRALRGFATAYDLDTDEADDEVTLSDGTRVTLVDGRVAAISGGMSLAEVRADAFYLAVEHQLLVEGRFPEGLRVEPTIAHSTALLNGSIPAQAIVVATVTDDVWTWGWADPNLPPTSAANLRRFGLDNGIPELFRPQMPAMEAHRLGLVDAIKPILGWWTHSIVRLTEHTVGIVLIDAPELHLPAPTDAAIAATLQAPLPVGLDAVRAEAAYRQRRGLS
- a CDS encoding DUF1648 domain-containing protein, coding for MTTATRDIAPIPWFLYSLGLVMAVMSFVAAWLSYDSLPDPMPIHFNASGEADGIVDKSLPAYLGIQVVPLAIILLSGVASAAMISVQARSVLKDKYPQRSTAEREVASRRLAAMQKPLAIFILLITAIIALTVNQSFGLFGDFQLSVWWTLAAIFLATGWLMWTGSRVNRQIYDEHPDPPTEERFYGGVIYFNRNDERVFIDQLGGTNLTLNFARPMAWVVLAALLLPGILIAVLVSVAG
- a CDS encoding enoyl-CoA hydratase/isomerase family protein, whose translation is MTTPNDVPVLASIRHSTGVLELNRPKALNSLNPEMIDIIAGALERWRDDDRVTQVLITSRSPKAFCAGGDVRHARELIVEGEHAPVDEFFRREYAMNNLIGTYPKPYIAVMDGIVMGGGLGVSAHGSHRVITERAWASMPEMAIGYVTDVGISWSSQHAWPDSSPAIGAFIGLTGYRLTAADMLYLGLATHFVNNPDAFAEAVVEVGIDAALAKHAVSHKGESALAHMVPDIDATFGEGSWMLIDAALNNHPNHDYVEVVRGLMAKASPSAVVATAELFDANRTAPTLREGLDNEQTLGEVIRREPDFAEGVRAVLVDKTQDAQFTPAHSAESYRKWLS